In Mercurialis annua linkage group LG6, ddMerAnnu1.2, whole genome shotgun sequence, the following are encoded in one genomic region:
- the LOC126685790 gene encoding cytochrome P450 94A2-like, translating to MFTELSVSFFCILLSLFFIFSVAKSSKSKKSTPNNYSPKPYPIFGHYFDLKENWHRRVQWTSDILRNSPTATFMLRRPLGGRAIITANPANVQHMLKTHFHLYQKGDQFHSILYDFLGNGIFNVDGDSWKFQRQVASHEFNTKSLRKFMETVVDTELSQRLIPILSAAAENETVLDFQDILQRFAFDNICTIAFGYDPSYLLLSLPQAEFAQAFEDSVRISSERFNSPLIWKIKKAFRIGSEKQLREATSKVRNFAAHLVKEKKQELKENSSLQSVDLLSRFLSSGHSDETFVTDIVISFILAGRDTTSAALTWFFWLLANHPEVESNIFEEINEKSEMPIFEEVKDMVYTHAALCESMRLYPPVPTDSKVALADDVLPDGTVVTKGTRVGYHPYAMGRLEILWGADWADFKPARWLQRDAEDKKWNFVGRDAYTYPVFQAGPRICLGKEMAFLQMKRVVAGVLSRFKIVPATDDGFEPVFMAYLTAKMKDGFPVRIVKREISK from the coding sequence ATGTTTACAGAGCTCTCAGTATCATTTTTCTGTATACTTCTCTCGTTGTTCTTTATATTTTCTGTCGCTAAATCCTCTAAATCCAAAAAATCAACCCCTAATAATTACTCCCCTAAACCATACCCAATATTTGGTCACTATTTTGATCTAAAAGAAAACTGGCACCGTCGTGTTCAATGGACGTCGGATATTCTCCGAAACTCACCTACAGCGACGTTTATGTTGCGACGCCCATTAGGTGGCCGCGCAATTATTACAGCGAACCCAGCAAATGTTCAACATATGCTCAAGACTCACTTTCATCTCTACCAAAAAGGCGACCAATTTCATAGCATTCTCTACGACTTTCTCGGAAATGGAATCTTTAACGTCGACGGCGACAGTTGGAAATTTCAACGACAAGTTGCTAGCCACGAATTCAACACTAAATCGTTGCGGAAGTTTATGGAAACTGTCGTGGATACCGAGCTTTCGCAGCGACTAATTCCAATTCTCTCTGCCGCCGCTGAAAATGAAactgttcttgattttcaggataTATTACAAAGATTTGCGTTCGATAATATATGTACGATTGCATTTGGGTATGATCCTTCTTACTTATTGCTGTCGCTTCCGCAAGCGGAATTCGCGCAAGCTTTTGAAGATAGTGTCAGAATTAGCAGCGAACGGTTCAACTCACCATTAATCTGGAAAATCAAGAAAGCTTTCAGAATTGGATCAGAAAAACAGCTCCGAGAAGCCACATCTAAGGTCCGCAATTTCGCAGCTCATCTCGTGAAAGAAAAAAAGCAAGAACTTAAAGAAAATTCCTCGCTCCAATCCGTTGATCTTTTATCAAGATTCTTGAGCTCGGGCCATTCTGATGAAACATTTGTGACTGATATAGTCATCAGCTTTATATTAGCAGGCCGCGACACCACTTCCGCAGCGTTAACATGGTTTTTCTGGCTGTTAGCGAATCACCCAGAAGTGGAGTCCAACATCTTTGAGGAAATAAATGAGAAATCAGAGATGCCGATTTTCGAAGAAGTTAAAGACATGGTGTACACACATGCAGCTTTATGCGAAAGCATGAGGCTATATCCGCCAGTTCCGACTGATTCCAAGGTCGCGTTAGCTGACGATGTTTTGCCTGACGGTACTGTGGTGACTAAAGGGACGAGAGTTGGCTATCATCCGTATGCAATGGGGAGACTAGAGATTCTATGGGGTGCTGATTGGGCTGATTTTAAGCCTGCGAGATGGCTTCAGAGAGATGCAGAGGACAAAAAATGGAATTTTGTCGGGAGAGATGCGTACACGTATCCGGTGTTTCAAGCCGGACCGAGGATTTGTTTGGGTAAAGAAATGGCGTTCTTGCAGATGAAGAGGGTTGTTGCTGGTGTTTTGAGTCGGTTTAAGATTGTTCCGGCGACGGATGATGGGTTTGAGCCAGTGTTTATGGCGTATCTAACGGCCAAGATGAAGGATGGGTTTCCTGTCAGGATTGTGAAAAGAGAAATAAGCAAGTAA
- the LOC126686049 gene encoding probable myosin-binding protein 4 isoform X2 — translation MAESSTSIAEVWKNLQGFMILLEYAACELFLNFLLLIDALFSYLLTKFARYCKLQRPCILCSRLDHVLENEKPTFYCNLLCSNHRSEISSMFSCCIHGNLADGNSMCDECFLSFSRKSKSSSDMERLLMGKFGFDLSSHGCQSSLINGESVLDSDSVKQCSCCNKPWISRQKVDKPHLVKVKPPRSGVSVPNIPLPRRLTHRESLKKMRERFSGSTTPGRLGKLNPDPLSHVGYKELKITSDSDSEFPISDDDDGSNASVRRMKEPKEVPPITLTNYFHFNANRDHDRGQKPNQKAYPSALPELISLDDFPALSHGVVESIENSELKFHVSQNSNPSVLSQLMALVDAPSLFKRPSEISQRKSEIANIDQVANECKNQIDDLKSTIEIAAKEPEGCEEEEKFPDERVPIAHEDNGDEGQIIESGVESIDESSVSEIENEGDNIVDRLKKQIQNDKRCINALYKELEEERNASAISANHAMAMITRLQEEKASLHMEALQYLRMMEEQAEYDVDALEKANDLLAEKEKEIQDMEADLEYFSLQLLAEPALHTVPSVRVNHEENLINVKSSWKELEDEKLFLSQYLKDLETKFHNAANQDTNSEETADGESNKAETDHKKSNSTSTDGDEIGRNEKINLVNLENEISDINERLEALESDWNFVEHTLSSLQAGKEGLCLVQEIAQNLQELRKTATRGRP, via the exons ATGGCTGAATCCAGCACTTCTATTGCAGAAGTATGGAAGAATTTGCAGGGTTTTATGATTCTTTTAGAATATGCAGCTTgtgaattatttttgaactttttgctGCTTATTGATGCTCTATTCTCATATCTGCTGACGAAATTCGCACGCTACTGCAAACTGCAAAGACCTTGCATTTTGTGCTCGAGGCTTGATCATGTATTGGAAAATGAAAAACCTACATTTTACTGTAATCTTCTATGCAGCAACCATAGATCAGAGATATCATCTATGTTTTCTTGTTGCATCCATGGAAATCTTGCTGATGGTAATAGTATGTGCGACGAATGTTTCCTGTCATTTTCCAGGAAATCAAAATCAAGCTCAGATATGGAAAGGCTATTGATGGGtaagtttggatttgatctTAGTTCTCACGGCTGCCAGAGTTCGTTAATAAACGGAGAATCCGTTCTCGATTCTGATAGTGTGAAGCAGTGTTCATGTTGCAATAAGCCTTGGATATCAAGACAGAAAGTTGACAAGCCGCATCTGGTAAAAGTAAAACCGCCGAGGAGTGGAGTGTCTGTGCCTAACATTCCTTTACCGCGGCGTCTGACTCATCGTGAGAGCTTAAAGAAGATGAGGGAAAGATTTTCAGGGTCAACAACTCCTGGCCGTCTTGGAAAATTGAATCCTGATCCTTTATCTCATGTCGGATATAAAGAACTTAAGATAACTTCCGATTCAGATTCCGAATTTCCAATTTCGGATGACGATGACGGTAGTAATGCTAGTGTTCGTAGAATGAAGGAGCCAAAGGAAGTTCCACCTATTACTCTGAccaattattttcattttaatgctAATAGAGATCATGACCGGGGACAGAAACCGAATCAAAAAGCCTACCCATCTGCACTACCGGAGCTTATTTCTCTCGACGATTTTCCAGCTTTATCCCATGGAGTGGTGGAATCAATAGAGAACAGTGAGCTTAAATTTCATGTCTCTCAGAACTCTAATCCTTCTGTGCTATCTCAGCTTATGGCTTTAGTTGATGCTCCCTCGTTATTCAAACGTCCTTCTGAAATATCACAACGGAAAT CAGAAATTGCAAACATCGACCAGGTTGCTAATGAATGTAAGAATCAGATTGATGACTTGAAATCGACGATTGAAATAGCTGCAAAGGAACCGGAAGGAtgtgaagaagaagagaaatttCCAGACGAGAGAGTCCCCATCGCCCATGAGGACAATGGCGATGAAGGACAGATAATTGAGTCTGGTGTTGAATCAATTGATGAAAGCTCTGTCAGCGAGATTGAAAACGAAGGCGACAATATCGTTGATcgattaaaaaaacaaatacagaACGATAAAAGATGCATAAATGCTTTGTATAAGGAACTCGAGGAAGAACGAAATGCTTCTGCCATTTCAGCAAATCATGCAATGGCTATGATCACAAGGCTGCAAGAAGAAAAAGCTTCATTACATATGGAAGCGTTACAGTACTTACGAATGATGGAAGAGCAAGCGGAATATGATGTAGACGCGCTAGAGAAAGCTAATGATCTGTTggctgaaaaagaaaaagaaatacaaGACATGGAAGCTGATTTAGAGTATTTCAGTTTACAACTCCTAGCCGAGCCAGCTCTGCACACTGTTCCGTCAGTTCGCGTAAATCACGAAGAGAATCTTATCAATGTAAAGTCTTCATGGAAAGAACTCGAAGACGAAAAGCTATTCCTTTCGCAGTATTTAAAGGATTTGGAGACGAAATTTCATAATGCGGCTAATCAAGACACCAACTCTGAAGAAACAGCAGATGGAGAAAGTAACAAAGCGGAGACTGATCATAAAAAGTCTAACAGTACTTCGACTGATGGAGATGAAATCGGTAGGAACGAAAAAATCAATCTGGTGAATCTGGAAAATGAAATTTCAGACATTAATGAAAGACTGGAAGCTCTTGAAAGTGATTGGAATTTTGTGGAGCATACTCTTAGCTCTCTCCAAGCTGGAAAAGAGGGTCTCTGTCTTGTTCAAGAAATAGCTCAGAACCTACAAGAACTGCGAAAAACCGCAACGAGAGGTAGACCTTAA
- the LOC126686049 gene encoding probable myosin-binding protein 4 isoform X1: MAESSTSIAEVWKNLQGFMILLEYAACELFLNFLLLIDALFSYLLTKFARYCKLQRPCILCSRLDHVLENEKPTFYCNLLCSNHRSEISSMFSCCIHGNLADGNSMCDECFLSFSRKSKSSSDMERLLMGKFGFDLSSHGCQSSLINGESVLDSDSVKQCSCCNKPWISRQKVDKPHLVKVKPPRSGVSVPNIPLPRRLTHRESLKKMRERFSGSTTPGRLGKLNPDPLSHVGYKELKITSDSDSEFPISDDDDGSNASVRRMKEPKEVPPITLTNYFHFNANRDHDRGQKPNQKAYPSALPELISLDDFPALSHGVVESIENSELKFHVSQNSNPSVLSQLMALVDAPSLFKRPSEISQRKSAEIANIDQVANECKNQIDDLKSTIEIAAKEPEGCEEEEKFPDERVPIAHEDNGDEGQIIESGVESIDESSVSEIENEGDNIVDRLKKQIQNDKRCINALYKELEEERNASAISANHAMAMITRLQEEKASLHMEALQYLRMMEEQAEYDVDALEKANDLLAEKEKEIQDMEADLEYFSLQLLAEPALHTVPSVRVNHEENLINVKSSWKELEDEKLFLSQYLKDLETKFHNAANQDTNSEETADGESNKAETDHKKSNSTSTDGDEIGRNEKINLVNLENEISDINERLEALESDWNFVEHTLSSLQAGKEGLCLVQEIAQNLQELRKTATRGRP, encoded by the exons ATGGCTGAATCCAGCACTTCTATTGCAGAAGTATGGAAGAATTTGCAGGGTTTTATGATTCTTTTAGAATATGCAGCTTgtgaattatttttgaactttttgctGCTTATTGATGCTCTATTCTCATATCTGCTGACGAAATTCGCACGCTACTGCAAACTGCAAAGACCTTGCATTTTGTGCTCGAGGCTTGATCATGTATTGGAAAATGAAAAACCTACATTTTACTGTAATCTTCTATGCAGCAACCATAGATCAGAGATATCATCTATGTTTTCTTGTTGCATCCATGGAAATCTTGCTGATGGTAATAGTATGTGCGACGAATGTTTCCTGTCATTTTCCAGGAAATCAAAATCAAGCTCAGATATGGAAAGGCTATTGATGGGtaagtttggatttgatctTAGTTCTCACGGCTGCCAGAGTTCGTTAATAAACGGAGAATCCGTTCTCGATTCTGATAGTGTGAAGCAGTGTTCATGTTGCAATAAGCCTTGGATATCAAGACAGAAAGTTGACAAGCCGCATCTGGTAAAAGTAAAACCGCCGAGGAGTGGAGTGTCTGTGCCTAACATTCCTTTACCGCGGCGTCTGACTCATCGTGAGAGCTTAAAGAAGATGAGGGAAAGATTTTCAGGGTCAACAACTCCTGGCCGTCTTGGAAAATTGAATCCTGATCCTTTATCTCATGTCGGATATAAAGAACTTAAGATAACTTCCGATTCAGATTCCGAATTTCCAATTTCGGATGACGATGACGGTAGTAATGCTAGTGTTCGTAGAATGAAGGAGCCAAAGGAAGTTCCACCTATTACTCTGAccaattattttcattttaatgctAATAGAGATCATGACCGGGGACAGAAACCGAATCAAAAAGCCTACCCATCTGCACTACCGGAGCTTATTTCTCTCGACGATTTTCCAGCTTTATCCCATGGAGTGGTGGAATCAATAGAGAACAGTGAGCTTAAATTTCATGTCTCTCAGAACTCTAATCCTTCTGTGCTATCTCAGCTTATGGCTTTAGTTGATGCTCCCTCGTTATTCAAACGTCCTTCTGAAATATCACAACGGAAAT CAGCAGAAATTGCAAACATCGACCAGGTTGCTAATGAATGTAAGAATCAGATTGATGACTTGAAATCGACGATTGAAATAGCTGCAAAGGAACCGGAAGGAtgtgaagaagaagagaaatttCCAGACGAGAGAGTCCCCATCGCCCATGAGGACAATGGCGATGAAGGACAGATAATTGAGTCTGGTGTTGAATCAATTGATGAAAGCTCTGTCAGCGAGATTGAAAACGAAGGCGACAATATCGTTGATcgattaaaaaaacaaatacagaACGATAAAAGATGCATAAATGCTTTGTATAAGGAACTCGAGGAAGAACGAAATGCTTCTGCCATTTCAGCAAATCATGCAATGGCTATGATCACAAGGCTGCAAGAAGAAAAAGCTTCATTACATATGGAAGCGTTACAGTACTTACGAATGATGGAAGAGCAAGCGGAATATGATGTAGACGCGCTAGAGAAAGCTAATGATCTGTTggctgaaaaagaaaaagaaatacaaGACATGGAAGCTGATTTAGAGTATTTCAGTTTACAACTCCTAGCCGAGCCAGCTCTGCACACTGTTCCGTCAGTTCGCGTAAATCACGAAGAGAATCTTATCAATGTAAAGTCTTCATGGAAAGAACTCGAAGACGAAAAGCTATTCCTTTCGCAGTATTTAAAGGATTTGGAGACGAAATTTCATAATGCGGCTAATCAAGACACCAACTCTGAAGAAACAGCAGATGGAGAAAGTAACAAAGCGGAGACTGATCATAAAAAGTCTAACAGTACTTCGACTGATGGAGATGAAATCGGTAGGAACGAAAAAATCAATCTGGTGAATCTGGAAAATGAAATTTCAGACATTAATGAAAGACTGGAAGCTCTTGAAAGTGATTGGAATTTTGTGGAGCATACTCTTAGCTCTCTCCAAGCTGGAAAAGAGGGTCTCTGTCTTGTTCAAGAAATAGCTCAGAACCTACAAGAACTGCGAAAAACCGCAACGAGAGGTAGACCTTAA